The following proteins are encoded in a genomic region of Amphiura filiformis chromosome 11, Afil_fr2py, whole genome shotgun sequence:
- the LOC140164518 gene encoding uncharacterized protein: MYVFLGSILLSILALGHTTAITIERTDANLISGSVVDGRESNEYDIGYSVFGNGVDVEGTGLWQLTAYGSANADGSGEQLNPTTDTFNARQASITFRGGHTMNYGRVDFIYSMEGQTCETVQFICLELGKGPDSSVFFEMEATPEGAVTSCVPAECIGVFVTGTESSSENLMLYEGNPSNYITFDSNAQTTEASGPVVGLNMWSMALYGSERPNGEGPQYGRQEQVLSSYHASIPLRDPGQMLTYDDVATNFDMIGLTCAQVKHMCTELSKNPQSTMDFELAGVPDETVLKACFEAPDGSCKGTSNEN, from the exons ATGTATGTATTCCTGGGTTCCATTTTGCTGAGCATTCTGGCTCTAGGACACACAACAG CTATAACCATTGAGCGAACTGATGCAAACTTGATCTCTGGTTCAGTCGTTGATGGTCGCGAAAGCAACGAGTACGACATTGGCTACTCTGTGTTTGGCAACGGAGTTGATGTAGAAGGTACCGGTCTATGGCAGCTGACAGCGTATGGTAGTGCTAATGCTGATGGCTCTGGGGAACAACTCAACCCAACAACCGATACATTTAATGCAAGACAAGCATCCATCACGTTCAGAGGCGGACATACAATGAACTACGGCCGAGTGGATTTCATCTACAGCATGGAAGGTCAGACCTGCGAAACCGTACAGTTTATCTGCTTGGAATTGGGCAAGGGTCCAGATTCGAGTGTCTTCTTCGAGATGGAAGCTACCCCAGAGGGTGCAGTTACGAGCTGTGTACCAGCTGAATGTATAG GTGTATTTGTGACCGGTACCGAATCAAGCTCAGAAAACTTGATGTTGTACGAAGGTAACCCTAGCAACTACATAACATTTGACAGCAATGCTCAAACAACAGAGGCTAGTGGTCCAGTGGTTGGACTTAACATGTGGAGCATGGCTTTGTATGGCAGTGAGCGACCCAACGGAGAAGGTCCCCAGTATGGAAGACAAGAACAG GTTCTTTCCTCATACCATGCCAGCATTCCTCTGCGTGATCCAGGACAAATGCTTACCTACGATGATGTTGCAACCAATTTTGACATGATAGGTCTGACATGCGCCCAAGTCAAGCATATGTGTACTGAATTGAGCAAGAACCCACAAAGCACCATGGACTTTGAACTCGCTGGAGTACCTGATGAGACCGTGCTGAAGGCATGCTTTGAAGCACCAGATGGTTCTTGTAAAG GGACCTCCAATGAAAACTGA